A genome region from Bufo gargarizans isolate SCDJY-AF-19 chromosome 2, ASM1485885v1, whole genome shotgun sequence includes the following:
- the A4GALT gene encoding lactosylceramide 4-alpha-galactosyltransferase, whose protein sequence is MLKILKRFNNLTNNMKLSNYLSSTVTLNVKSMSLASFSSLSLIFIFIYVKFTFITEEKAHLHHLPNEMTCPDSIPNELNSSQMNATSGGIFFLETSDKTSPTFQVMCAVESAARANPNTKITIMMNGLTANNQSIPLNFGISLLSCFSNVEFVPLDFKKLFMDTPLSMWYSKVEKHWESVDYPTLSDACRLATLWKWGGIYLDTDFIVLKNLVNITNSMCLQSLYIVNGAFLTFQPQHKFIELCMRDFVNTYNYWLYGHQGPQLLTRVYKRWCGIHRLRDKKSCRGVNILPKEAFYPVDWQDWKKYFEVIDPKEMKMLLRNSYGVHLWNKKSQGRRLENGSFLEHLQLKHCPTTNSLMKMYL, encoded by the coding sequence ATATTAAAAAGGTTCAACAATTTGACCAACAACATGAAACTATCGAACTATCTGTCCTCAACAGTAACTCTAAATGTTAAGTCGATGTCATTGGCTTCTTTTAGTTCACTTTCATTGATATTCATCTTCATATATGTTAAGTTCACTTTCATCACAGAAGAAAAAGCTCACCTACATCATTTACCTAATGAGATGACTTGTCCTGATTCAATCCCAAATGAACTTAATAGTTCTCAAATGAATGCAACCAGTGGTGGCATCTTCTTCTTGGAGACCTCAGACAAGACTAGTCCAACCTTTCAAGTAATGTGTGCTGTAGAGTCAGCAGCTCGAGCCAACCCCAACACAAAAATAACTATAATGAtgaatgggttaacagccaacaaCCAATCAATACCTCTAAATTTTGGCATTTCTCTTCTCAGTTGCTTCTCAAATGTAGAGTTTGTTCCACTTGACTTCAAGAAACTGTTTATGGATACGCCTCTGAGCATGTGGTACTCCAAAGTAGAAAAGCACTGGGAATCAGTGGACTACCCAACTCTATCAGATGCCTGTCGGTTGGCTACCCTCTGGAAATGGGGTGGGATTTACCTGGATACAGATTTCATAGTCCTCAAGAATTTagtaaatatcacaaattcgatgTGCCTACAATCATTGTACATCGTCAATGGAGCCTTCCTCACCTTCCAACCTCAGCACAAGTTCATTGAGCTCTGCATGAGGGACTTTGTAAACACTTACAACTACTGGTTGTATGGGCATCAAGGTCCTCAGCTTCTGACTAGGGTATACAAGAGGTGGTGTGGGATTCATAGACTTAGAGACAAGAAGAGCTGTAGGGGAGTAAACATTCTTCCCAAGGAAGCCTTCTATCCAGTTGACTGGCAGGACTGGAAAAAGTACTTTGAGGTGATTGACCCAAAAGAGATGAAGATGCTATTGAGAAACAGCTATGGTGTGCACCTTTGGAATAAAAAAAGCCAAGGACGTCGCCTGGAAAACGGCTCTTTTTTGGAACATCTTCAGTTGAAGCACTGTCCTACAACTAACAGTTTAATGAAGATGTATCTTTAA